A single region of the Streptomyces sp. NBC_00236 genome encodes:
- the cobO gene encoding cob(I)yrinic acid a,c-diamide adenosyltransferase, translating into MPQGQPVSVPDDGLTTRQRRNRPLLVVHTGIGKGKSTAAFGLALRAWNQGWPIGVFQFVKSAKWKVGEENALKVLGASGEGGSVAWHKMGEGWSWVQRDQQLDNEAAAREGWEQVKRDLAAETYRLYVLDEFAYPMHWGWVDTDEVVEVLRRRPGSQHVVITGRNAPAALVEAADLVTDMSKVKHPMDAGQKGQRGIEW; encoded by the coding sequence ATGCCGCAGGGACAGCCGGTCAGCGTGCCGGACGACGGACTCACCACGCGTCAGCGTCGCAACCGTCCGCTGCTGGTGGTGCACACCGGCATCGGCAAGGGCAAGTCGACGGCGGCCTTCGGGCTGGCGCTGCGTGCCTGGAATCAGGGGTGGCCGATCGGGGTCTTCCAGTTCGTGAAGTCGGCGAAGTGGAAGGTCGGCGAGGAGAACGCGCTGAAGGTCCTCGGCGCGAGCGGCGAGGGCGGTTCCGTCGCCTGGCACAAGATGGGCGAGGGCTGGTCCTGGGTCCAGCGCGACCAGCAGCTGGACAACGAGGCGGCGGCGCGGGAGGGCTGGGAGCAGGTCAAGCGTGACCTGGCAGCCGAGACGTACCGGCTGTACGTACTCGACGAGTTCGCCTACCCGATGCACTGGGGATGGGTCGACACCGACGAGGTCGTCGAGGTGCTGCGTCGGCGGCCGGGCAGCCAGCACGTGGTGATCACCGGGCGCAACGCGCCTGCCGCGCTGGTGGAGGCCGCCGATCTGGTGACCGACATGTCGAAGGTCAAGCACCCTATGGACGCCGGACAGAAGGGCCAGAGGGGCATCGAGTGGTGA
- a CDS encoding cobyrinate a,c-diamide synthase: MVNVPRLVIAAPSSGSGKTTVATGLMAAFAGRGLAVSGHKVGPDYIDPGYHTLATGRPGRNLDAYMCGPELIAPLFAHGAQGCDLAVVEGVMGLYDGASGQGELASTAHVAKLLRAPVVLVVDASSQSRSVAALVHGFASWDTQVRIGGVILNKVGSDRHEALLREALDESGVPVLGVLRRAEQVAVPSRHLGLVPVAERRGDAVAAVAAMGDRVRAGCDLEALLALARSAPAVPGAGAWSAAEAVGACGGPVPLPAPSRVRGLRPRTPAPQTPEGLDCAPEGLGRTRGGTEGMPTGLKSTPERLKIAVASGPAFTFSYAEHGELLAAAGATVVPFDPLRDEALPEGTRGLVIGGGFPEVYGPELSANEPLRKAVAELAASGAPVAAECAGLLYLARSLDGLPMCGVLDSEARMSERLTLGYRDAVALSDSVLAVAGTRMRGHEFHRTVLEPGSGDAPAWGMHQPERRVEGFVQQGVHASYLHTHWASAPGTARRFVERCKG, encoded by the coding sequence GTGGTGAACGTTCCGCGCCTGGTCATCGCCGCGCCGTCGTCCGGCAGCGGCAAGACCACCGTCGCGACGGGCCTGATGGCCGCCTTCGCCGGGCGGGGGCTCGCCGTGTCCGGGCACAAGGTGGGGCCCGACTACATCGATCCGGGCTACCACACCCTCGCCACCGGGCGGCCGGGGCGCAATCTCGACGCGTACATGTGCGGGCCCGAGCTGATCGCTCCACTGTTCGCGCACGGTGCGCAGGGGTGTGACCTGGCGGTCGTCGAGGGCGTGATGGGGCTGTACGACGGGGCGTCGGGCCAGGGCGAGCTCGCTTCGACCGCGCACGTCGCGAAGTTGTTGCGGGCGCCGGTGGTGCTCGTCGTCGACGCGTCGTCGCAGTCGCGGTCCGTGGCAGCGCTGGTGCACGGTTTCGCCTCGTGGGACACGCAGGTGCGGATCGGCGGGGTGATCCTGAACAAGGTGGGCTCCGACCGGCACGAGGCGTTGCTGCGGGAGGCGCTGGACGAGTCCGGGGTGCCGGTGCTGGGGGTGTTGCGGCGGGCCGAGCAGGTGGCTGTGCCGTCGCGGCATCTGGGGCTGGTGCCGGTGGCCGAGCGGCGGGGCGATGCGGTGGCCGCTGTCGCGGCGATGGGGGATCGGGTGCGGGCCGGATGTGACCTGGAGGCGTTGCTTGCCTTGGCGCGGTCCGCGCCTGCTGTGCCGGGTGCGGGTGCGTGGAGTGCGGCTGAGGCGGTGGGCGCCTGCGGCGGGCCTGTTCCCCTCCCCGCCCCTTCCCGTGTCCGGGGGCTCCGCCCCCGGACCCCCGCTCCTCAAACGCCGGAGGGGCTGGATTGTGCCCCGGAAGGGCTGGGACGTACGCGGGGAGGCACGGAAGGTATGCCGACGGGGCTGAAAAGCACGCCGGAACGGCTGAAGATTGCCGTCGCCTCCGGGCCGGCGTTCACCTTCTCCTACGCCGAGCACGGCGAGCTGCTCGCCGCCGCCGGGGCCACCGTCGTGCCGTTCGATCCGTTGCGGGACGAGGCGCTGCCCGAAGGGACTCGGGGGCTGGTCATCGGGGGCGGGTTTCCCGAGGTGTACGGCCCCGAACTGTCGGCCAACGAGCCGTTGCGCAAGGCCGTGGCGGAGCTCGCCGCCTCCGGGGCCCCGGTGGCCGCCGAGTGTGCGGGGCTGCTGTATCTGGCGCGGTCGCTGGACGGGCTGCCGATGTGCGGGGTCCTGGACTCCGAGGCGCGGATGTCGGAGCGGCTGACGCTCGGCTACCGGGACGCCGTGGCGCTCTCCGACAGTGTGCTGGCGGTGGCCGGGACGCGGATGCGGGGGCACGAGTTCCACCGCACCGTGCTGGAACCCGGGTCCGGGGATGCTCCGGCCTGGGGCATGCATCAGCCGGAGCGGCGCGTCGAGGGGTTCGTGCAGCAGGGCGTGCACGCGAGTTATCTGCATACGCACTGGGCCTCGGCGCCCGGTACGGCCCGCCGATTCGTGGAGAGGTGCAAGGGATGA
- the cobI gene encoding precorrin-2 C(20)-methyltransferase, whose product MNTLVGVGVGPGDPELVTVKGVNALRDAAVVVVPVMDTGERGRAEATVLHYVGAEKVVRVVFALNERTDRARREAAWDAAGARVAELLRTHGSVAFATIGDPNVYSTFTYLAHTIGELLPGTAVVTVPGITAMQDLAARSGAVLTEGTEPLTLVPVTAGAAVLREALKGPGTVVAYKFGRLAEEVATALRETGRTEDAVWGSALGLPEESIRPAAELADGPLPYLSTLIAPAPRDGGRGGKL is encoded by the coding sequence ATGAACACGCTGGTCGGGGTCGGAGTCGGACCCGGTGATCCGGAGCTGGTGACCGTCAAGGGCGTCAACGCGCTGCGTGATGCCGCCGTCGTCGTGGTGCCCGTGATGGACACCGGTGAGCGGGGGCGTGCCGAGGCGACGGTGCTGCATTACGTCGGTGCCGAGAAGGTCGTGCGGGTCGTGTTCGCGCTCAACGAGCGCACGGACCGGGCGCGCCGCGAGGCGGCGTGGGACGCGGCGGGTGCGCGGGTCGCGGAGCTGCTGCGTACGCATGGTTCGGTGGCGTTCGCGACCATCGGCGATCCGAACGTGTACTCGACGTTCACGTATCTCGCGCACACGATCGGTGAGCTGCTGCCGGGTACGGCCGTGGTGACGGTGCCGGGGATCACGGCGATGCAGGACCTGGCCGCGCGCAGCGGCGCGGTGCTGACCGAGGGCACCGAGCCGTTGACGCTGGTGCCGGTGACCGCCGGGGCGGCCGTGCTGAGGGAGGCCCTGAAGGGGCCCGGGACGGTCGTCGCGTACAAGTTCGGGCGGCTGGCCGAGGAGGTCGCCACGGCGTTGCGGGAGACGGGGCGGACCGAGGACGCGGTGTGGGGTTCGGCGCTCGGGCTGCCGGAGGAGTCGATCCGGCCGGCGGCTGAGCTGGCCGACGGACCGTTGCCGTACCTCTCCACGCTGATCGCGCCGGCGCCGCGCGACGGCGGACGGGGCGGCAAGTTGTGA
- a CDS encoding ZIP family metal transporter — protein MAVFVALGAFLMTLVGGWVAQRVTDRRHLVLGLAGGLMLGVVGLDLLPEAIEAAGGLVFGVPAALLLFVGGFLFAHLVERLLAVRQAAHGASEERVPQVGLTAAAAMVLHSLMDGVALGAAFQVGGGMGAAVALAVITHDFADGFNTYTITSLYGNARRKAMTMLYADAAAPVVGAATTLVFTLPEQLLGCYLGFFGGALLYLAAAEILPEAHHEHPARSTLLCTVAGVGFIWLVVGLAQ, from the coding sequence ATGGCGGTGTTCGTCGCGCTCGGCGCGTTCCTGATGACCCTGGTCGGCGGCTGGGTCGCCCAGCGCGTCACCGACCGCCGCCACCTGGTGCTCGGACTCGCCGGCGGACTGATGCTCGGCGTCGTCGGCCTCGACCTGCTGCCGGAGGCCATCGAGGCAGCGGGCGGCCTCGTCTTCGGCGTACCGGCCGCCCTGCTGCTGTTCGTGGGCGGCTTCCTCTTCGCGCACCTGGTGGAGCGTCTGCTCGCCGTACGCCAGGCGGCACACGGCGCGAGCGAGGAACGCGTGCCCCAGGTCGGTCTGACGGCGGCGGCCGCGATGGTCCTGCACAGCCTGATGGACGGCGTGGCGCTCGGCGCGGCCTTCCAGGTCGGCGGCGGCATGGGAGCGGCCGTCGCCCTCGCCGTCATCACCCACGACTTCGCGGACGGCTTCAACACGTACACGATCACCAGCCTGTACGGGAACGCCCGCCGCAAGGCCATGACGATGCTGTACGCGGACGCGGCGGCGCCCGTCGTCGGCGCGGCGACGACGCTCGTGTTCACCCTTCCGGAGCAACTCCTCGGCTGCTATCTCGGCTTCTTCGGCGGCGCCCTGCTGTACCTCGCCGCGGCCGAGATCCTGCCCGAGGCGCACCACGAGCACCCGGCCCGCTCGACCCTGCTGTGCACGGTCGCCGGAGTGGGCTTCATCTGGCTGGTGGTGGGCCTGGCGCAGTGA
- the cobM gene encoding precorrin-4 C(11)-methyltransferase, translating into MSEAVDAAAAPTRGTVTFVGAGPGAADLLTFRAARAIAAADIVIWAASLVQEEVLEHAREGAEILDSAQMSLEEVVAVYRRAAEEGLKVARIHSGDPALWGGTQEQVDRCGELGVAVEIVPGVSSFSAVAAIAQRELTIPEVAQSVILTRLGGGKTPMPPGEEVREFARHGTTMALFLSAARSGQLTQELLEGGYPTSTPVVIAYQATWPEELILHCTIETLEATVKEHKLWKHTLFLVGPALSASGTRSHLYHPGHFHGYRKADRAARAELRAQRSGS; encoded by the coding sequence ATGTCCGAAGCAGTCGACGCAGCCGCCGCGCCCACCCGTGGCACCGTGACGTTCGTCGGTGCCGGCCCCGGCGCCGCCGATCTGCTGACCTTCCGGGCGGCGCGGGCCATCGCGGCCGCCGACATCGTCATCTGGGCGGCCAGCCTCGTGCAGGAGGAGGTCCTCGAACACGCCCGGGAGGGGGCCGAGATCCTCGACTCGGCGCAGATGTCCCTCGAAGAGGTCGTCGCCGTGTACCGGCGGGCGGCGGAGGAAGGACTGAAGGTCGCCAGGATCCACTCCGGTGACCCGGCGCTGTGGGGTGGCACCCAGGAGCAGGTCGACCGGTGCGGCGAGCTGGGGGTCGCGGTCGAGATCGTGCCCGGGGTGTCGTCGTTCTCGGCGGTCGCGGCCATCGCGCAGCGCGAGCTGACGATTCCGGAGGTGGCGCAGTCGGTGATCCTGACCCGGCTCGGTGGCGGCAAGACGCCGATGCCGCCCGGCGAGGAGGTGCGGGAGTTCGCCCGGCACGGCACGACGATGGCGCTGTTCCTGTCGGCGGCCCGGTCCGGTCAGCTGACGCAGGAGCTGCTGGAGGGCGGCTATCCGACGTCGACTCCGGTGGTGATCGCGTACCAGGCGACGTGGCCGGAGGAGCTGATCCTGCACTGCACGATCGAGACGCTGGAGGCCACGGTCAAGGAGCACAAGCTCTGGAAGCACACGCTGTTCCTGGTCGGCCCGGCGCTGTCGGCGTCCGGGACGCGTTCGCACCTGTACCACCCGGGCCACTTCCACGGGTACCGCAAGGCCGACAGGGCGGCGCGGGCCGAGTTGCGCGCCCAGCGGTCCGGCTCGTGA
- the cbiE gene encoding precorrin-6y C5,15-methyltransferase (decarboxylating) subunit CbiE, producing MIRVFGTGTGAPPTPEAVRAVAGATLVAGARRHLDAGPLPAGAGRVVLGPLAPALDRIGRHLAEDDGARVVVLASGDPGFFGIVRALAERFGPEALDVRPGAPSIAVAFARLGLPWDDAVVVSAHGRDPRTAVNVCFAHPKVAVLTGPGAGPAELAAGLLYRSQERTLVVATALGDPEHERVERLTLHEAAGREWPDPVSVVLCLDESRALSPVRTVAGPAAGPAGWALAEAEFEHRDSMITKFEVRALALARLGPRTGDLVWDIGAGSGSVAVECARLGAAAVAVEKTADGVERIRANAAAHGVYVRAVHGAAPIVLSDLADPDAVFIGGGGHELPAIVTACARRARRAVVVAVAALDRVGPVRSALAAAGLEPEGVLLQSSRLAPLPGDVTRLAAANPVFLLWGVRPSAGANEGATQ from the coding sequence GTGATCCGGGTCTTCGGTACGGGGACGGGGGCGCCGCCCACGCCCGAGGCCGTGCGGGCGGTGGCCGGGGCCACGTTGGTGGCCGGGGCCCGGCGTCATCTGGACGCCGGCCCGCTTCCGGCGGGCGCCGGGCGGGTGGTGCTGGGGCCGCTGGCCCCGGCACTCGACCGGATCGGGAGGCACCTCGCCGAGGACGACGGGGCGCGGGTGGTCGTGCTGGCCTCCGGCGATCCGGGGTTCTTCGGGATCGTGCGGGCGCTGGCGGAACGGTTCGGGCCCGAGGCGCTCGATGTGCGGCCGGGGGCCCCGTCGATCGCGGTGGCGTTCGCCCGGCTGGGCCTGCCGTGGGACGACGCGGTCGTGGTCAGCGCGCACGGGCGGGATCCGCGGACCGCGGTCAACGTCTGCTTCGCGCACCCGAAGGTCGCGGTGCTGACGGGGCCGGGCGCCGGGCCCGCCGAGCTGGCGGCCGGGCTGCTGTACCGGAGCCAGGAGCGGACCCTGGTCGTCGCGACGGCGCTCGGGGATCCGGAGCACGAGCGCGTCGAGCGGCTGACGCTGCACGAGGCGGCGGGCCGTGAGTGGCCGGATCCGGTGAGTGTGGTGCTGTGCCTGGACGAGTCGCGGGCCCTTTCGCCGGTGCGCACGGTGGCGGGTCCGGCGGCCGGTCCGGCCGGCTGGGCGCTGGCCGAGGCGGAGTTCGAGCACCGTGACTCGATGATCACCAAGTTCGAGGTGCGGGCGCTGGCGCTGGCGCGTCTCGGGCCGCGCACGGGTGATCTGGTGTGGGACATCGGTGCCGGTTCGGGTTCGGTGGCGGTGGAGTGCGCGCGGCTCGGCGCGGCCGCTGTCGCTGTCGAGAAGACGGCGGACGGGGTCGAGCGGATCCGGGCGAACGCCGCCGCGCACGGCGTGTACGTGCGGGCGGTGCACGGTGCCGCGCCCATAGTGCTGTCCGATCTGGCGGACCCGGACGCGGTGTTCATCGGGGGCGGCGGTCATGAGCTGCCCGCGATCGTGACGGCGTGTGCCCGGCGGGCACGGCGTGCCGTCGTGGTCGCGGTGGCGGCCCTGGACCGGGTGGGGCCGGTGCGGTCGGCGCTGGCCGCCGCCGGGCTGGAGCCCGAGGGTGTGCTGCTGCAGTCGTCGCGGCTGGCGCCCCTGCCCGGTGACGTGACCCGGCTCGCCGCGGCCAACCCGGTCTTTCTGCTGTGGGGCGTCCGCCCCTCGGCCGGTGCGAATGAAGGAGCAACCCAGTGA
- the cobJ gene encoding precorrin-3B C(17)-methyltransferase: MIGLISATAAGAVARDRLAAAWPGRAAVYDGPVREAVQRAFGECEQLVCFLATGAVVRLVAPLLTDKAADPGVVCVDEAGRHAVALLGGHGGGANALAVAVGEVLGAAPVVTTATDAVGVPGLDMLGLPVEGDVAGVSRAMLDGAPVALRADAVRPLPALPPNVRPGATGSAVLHLTDRIVELGSREAALRPASLVVGVGASKDAPADEVLGLIRDALAGAGLSPLSIAELVTVDAKAQEPGIVAAAARLGVPLRTYPAEELARIEVPHPSEAPLAAVGTPSVAEAAALAGGGELLVPKRKSAPEGRAAMATCAVVRRAPRGRLAVVGLGPGARDLLTPRARDELRRASVLVGLDQYVDQIRDLLRPGTTVLESGLGAEEERARTAVAEARKGHAVALIGSGDAGVYAMASPALAEAGADIDVVGVPGVTAALAAAAILGAPLGHDHVSISLSDLHTPWEVIERRVRAAAEADIIVTFYNPRSRGRDWQLPKALSILSEHRDPATPVGVVRNASRPDESSRVTSLAALDPAVVDMMTVVTVGNTATREIAGRMVTPRGYRWQSATAAPAPEAAS, from the coding sequence GTGATCGGCCTGATCTCCGCGACGGCGGCGGGCGCCGTCGCCCGTGACCGGCTGGCCGCGGCCTGGCCCGGCCGTGCCGCGGTCTACGACGGTCCGGTGCGCGAGGCCGTGCAGCGGGCGTTCGGCGAGTGCGAGCAGTTGGTGTGCTTCCTCGCGACGGGGGCCGTGGTGCGGCTGGTCGCGCCGCTGCTCACGGACAAGGCGGCCGACCCCGGTGTCGTCTGCGTCGACGAGGCGGGGCGCCACGCGGTGGCGCTGCTCGGCGGGCACGGCGGCGGGGCGAACGCCCTCGCGGTGGCGGTCGGTGAGGTGCTGGGCGCGGCGCCGGTGGTGACGACGGCGACGGACGCGGTGGGCGTGCCCGGTCTGGACATGCTGGGCCTCCCCGTGGAGGGAGATGTCGCCGGGGTGTCGCGGGCGATGCTGGACGGTGCTCCGGTGGCGTTGCGGGCGGACGCGGTACGGCCGTTGCCTGCCCTGCCGCCGAATGTGCGCCCCGGCGCGACCGGATCGGCGGTGCTGCACCTCACCGACCGGATCGTGGAACTCGGGTCAAGGGAGGCCGCGTTGCGGCCCGCCTCGCTCGTCGTCGGGGTCGGTGCGTCGAAGGACGCGCCCGCGGACGAGGTGCTCGGGCTGATCCGGGACGCGCTGGCGGGGGCAGGTCTCTCGCCGTTGAGCATCGCGGAGCTGGTGACCGTGGACGCGAAGGCGCAGGAGCCCGGGATCGTGGCCGCCGCCGCACGGCTCGGCGTGCCGCTGCGTACGTACCCGGCCGAGGAGCTGGCCCGGATCGAGGTCCCGCATCCGTCGGAAGCGCCCCTCGCCGCGGTCGGTACGCCCTCGGTCGCGGAGGCCGCGGCGCTCGCGGGCGGCGGTGAACTCCTCGTGCCGAAGCGGAAGTCGGCCCCCGAGGGGCGGGCGGCGATGGCCACGTGTGCTGTCGTGCGCCGGGCGCCGCGTGGGCGGCTCGCGGTCGTGGGCCTCGGTCCCGGGGCGCGTGACCTGCTGACGCCGCGGGCCCGGGACGAGCTGCGGCGGGCGTCGGTGCTGGTCGGGCTCGATCAGTACGTCGACCAGATCCGGGATCTGCTGCGGCCGGGTACGACGGTTCTGGAGTCGGGCCTCGGGGCCGAGGAGGAGCGGGCCCGTACGGCGGTCGCCGAGGCGCGCAAGGGCCACGCCGTGGCGCTGATCGGCAGCGGTGACGCGGGGGTGTACGCGATGGCGTCGCCGGCGCTGGCCGAGGCGGGCGCCGACATCGACGTGGTGGGTGTGCCGGGGGTGACGGCGGCGCTGGCGGCGGCGGCGATCCTGGGCGCCCCGCTGGGCCACGACCATGTCTCGATCAGCCTCTCCGACCTGCACACCCCGTGGGAGGTCATCGAGCGCCGGGTCCGGGCCGCGGCCGAGGCCGACATCATCGTGACGTTCTACAACCCGCGCAGCCGGGGCCGCGACTGGCAGCTCCCGAAGGCGTTGTCGATCCTGTCGGAGCACCGGGATCCGGCCACTCCGGTCGGGGTCGTACGCAACGCCTCCCGGCCCGACGAGTCCAGCCGGGTGACCTCGCTCGCGGCCCTGGACCCGGCGGTCGTCGACATGATGACCGTCGTCACCGTGGGCAACACCGCCACCCGTGAGATCGCGGGCCGCATGGTCACCCCGCGCGGCTACCGCTGGCAGTCGGCCACGGCCGCCCCGGCACCGGAGGCGGCTTCGTGA